TGACGTCAGGATGTACTCAGTGTCTGCCCCGGTAGTCGAAGAGACGGCAGATGCGAAAAGAGTTACGCCACCCACGCCGAAAGAATACTATGGAGTGGCAAAGGCGATCGTGACCTTCCACCCGACCATCGGCTCCACCACCAGGAAAGTTGAGTACGATCAATTTACAGACTCGACCTACACTGTCGAAGCTGAAGCTTTAGAAGCAGCCAAAACCGGAGCTGACCTTGCTGTCAAAAACGGGATCGCACTCGCCAAGCGCAACTTCAATAACCCGCCTGACAAGCAGCTTACCTGGACCGTGGAATACAGGAGCGAGCTGAAAACTTACTGCTATGCCTACCTCAATGTCACGATCTATCCGCGACAGAATAATTATCCCTATCCGCAGAACGGCCCCAACTATCCTAATCCTGGATACTACAATCCCCAGACCCACACTTATGAATATGACTGGCTTTCAGACCCACAGGTGACAGGACAGCCATATCCGCAGTATTACTCAGGCTATGGAAGTCTCAGCTACACTTTCCTGATCGACGCTTATTACAGCAATGCATCGGATGCCTTCGCAGCAGCGAATCAGCATAAGAAGCAGGCTGTGGACCTGGCCATTGCCAAAGCCAAACAGCAGGGATATCACATAGTTTACCCCTGCTACTGGATCGATGTGACCCCGAACGTGCTCTCCTCAATCGTCCAGAATGACGGAGTGATCAAGAACTAAGAGTCATATATAAGGTTGCTCAAAAATGCTGATATGTTAGGCGGACCGAGCCTTCGGAGCGGAGTGTGCTTAAAGGCTGTTAAGAGCCCTTAACAAAATGGATTCTTCATTTTGCAAAGGGCTCTAAAAAACCGTTCGGATGCTAGGCGCATTCGCCCAAGGAGTGTTGTATTTAAAAGGCTGTTCAAAACCGGTCAAATGCTAGAAGCGCAAAATCCGGCGAAGTGAGCCGTACTGAAACGTACGGTGATCGAGACGGATTGAGCGCGACAACGCAGATGACCGGTTTTCAACAGCCTAGTTCTTAAATTTATGGATCCATTCCGGTTCCCACCACTGCTTCACATCCCCGGTTGCATCGAAATGGGTAAGGCAGCGGATGAGGACATTGTGATAATTTTGATGTACGGAATCGTAGATCAGCAGAAAAGGTTCCTTGCTCTGAGGACAGATCAGGGGCATGAGCTGGCCATCTGCTCCAAGCTTTTCCTTGATTTCAGTAAAATGCACTTCATAGAGATCGCGATGATTTTCCATGATGTATTTCTGAGCGATCGGAATCAACTTCCTGCGTTCAGCGAAACACTTCTGTCCGAGCATATAGGAAGAATTGTCCCGGCCGTGTTCGAATGTTTCAAGATGGCTGGTTTTCACTGTTCCGTGAATCGAGCACATGAGTTCGGAAACTCCGCTGTGCAGGACAGTGTATTCGCCGAGTGACGGACATTTCAGTTCACGCTTGTCGTCCAGATATTCGGTCAGATCCTTGATCGTAGAGGAAGCATTGTCGCTGTGCCTGGCAATTTCATTATATGCTTCCATGTTCTTCACGCATTCCCTCAGATGCTGCTTGCGTTCCTTATTGATGGCAGTTTCCGTCTCGCCGGCCGCGAAAAAGCGGAAGTAAACCCCAACCGCGAGAAGCAGGACCAAAGCATATCCGCGCATATTATCTCCTTAACATAGATCTTGATTTAGATATTGTTTCACACTTAAAACAACTTTTCCACTTCCCGGCATACGGATTCCAGAAACCTGCGGTCATCGTCGCTGAAGCAGTTGAGATAATGGGAATCGATGTCCAGTTCCCCGGCGATTCTGCCGCTGGAAAAAAATGGCAGTACAATTTCTGCCTTTACAGAGAGGCTGCAGGAGAGATAGTTACTTTCCCTGCTCACGTCCTGACTCACGAATGTTTCTTCCAGTTCAGCTGCCTGGCCGCAAATGCCATGTCCAAAATGGATCCTGGTATGTTCAGTGGGTGTTCCGGCAAACGGGCCCAGCACAAGTTCCCTCTCATTGCTTGGATCAACCAGGTAGAAACCGACCCAGTTATAGTGTTTGACTTCTTGTTTTAATAATTCGCAGATACTCTGAAGTTTGCAGTTCCTGTCGCCTTTTCCTGCCAGGATCTCCTGAATTTTTCCTGATATTTTTCTGAAATCCACTGCCACTCCCAAACTTCAAAAAGAGCTTATTTTTATTTAATCAGCCTGAAACAATTTTGTCAACAGGACTAGTGGAAGATAAAATCTTATTGATTGTAACTCGGTCTGAGCTGAATTTTTTTGGGGATCGAGTTCTGATAGATTGTGAATGTGGCGTTATCCCTGGAAGAAGCAGCTGGCACCTTGGCCAGCGCAGATTCCTGTGCAGGTGCCTTGGCCACTGCTGTTCCCTGCCTGGTTATGGGCTTGCTCTGAGCGGCGGCAAGCGGTTTCACAACTTTTTTCTGGACAGGATTCTCACGCACGATCTGGTCGAACTGGCTGACGAACTTTTTCATCAATTGATTGAAGCGGATCAGGTCGACATTTTTCTTTTCGCTGTTCATGGTGACTGAAAGAGTGTAAATATCTCCATTCTGATCTTTCTGAAGCAGGAAGGTGTTGTTGACAACCCCGGCTTCGTAACCGCTCTTGAAACCGATCTTGTTCCAGGCTTTGGAGGCGACTTTGCCGTGATTCACATAAACCGCAGAAGCGTTCCTGAGATCATACATCAGCCTGGCCAGTTCAGCGGTGGTGCAGTGCCATTCCACCTTGTCGATCAGGGTCGGTTTATTGGGAAAACGGATTTTCTTGCGGCTGATCGGAGCGATTTCAGCCAGCACCTGCCGTTTGACTTCCTGGTTGCCGCTTAAGTATTTCGCCTGCAGGTCCTTGGGGATGCCGTATTTTATCTTGAACATTTCCACTGTGGAGAGCAGCGGTCTCATCCTGGCTGGAGCGTATTTTTCTATGTTTTCCCTGCCCACCAGGTGCAGAAGGTGGTCTGTGGCTGTATTGTCGGATTTTCCGATCATCAGATCACAGAGCTGGCGTACCGAAAACTGCGTTCCTTCAGGGCACTGCTTCAGGTAACCCCAGGATACCGATTTTTTTTCATTCTCTATGCAGACTTTCTGATCATAGGAAAGTGTCCCGGCTTTGACTTCAGCTTCCAGAGCTTTGAGAATGTAAAGTTTGAAGGCTGAAGCAACAGCCATCGGCTTGTCGCTGTTTTTCGAAACGACCAGATCTGTTCCGTTTTTCATGAGAGTCACAGAAAGATTTCCCGGCAGCAGTTCGAACTGGTGAATCAGGGTCTGAGTTTTGCTTGTCTTAGCACTATAAACATTGATGGTTATAAGCAGCAGCGTGAAAAACACCAATTTATTCATTTTTTAACCCTCGTCTTAATTATAGCAGGTACATCATCCCATCGGCAGAAGAAGGGGGTAAAGTTTAATCTGGAGTGATTTCAACCACCTCAATTTCATTTTTCTTCCCTTTTACGCTGATGCTTTTCTCGCTGACAGTAAGTTTTTCCAGCAGGACAGGGTCAATCTTCAGATATGTTTTTTTGGAGACCAGGATTTTTCCAGGGGTGCAGGAGGATTCCAGTCTGGCAGCGAGGTTCACCGCATCACCGATCATTGTGTTGTCGCGGCGTTCTTCGTTGCCTACATTACCCGAAACCACCCGGCCGGAATTGATGCCGATCCTGACCTGGAATGGAGCTGAAGTGAAATTCCGTTTCATTTTTATCTGGATCTGGAGCGCGGCTTTCAGGGCGGCATTCTCGGAATCAAAAACAGAAAAAATACAGTCTCCGATGAACTTGTCTACATCTCCACCGCTTTCATAGATTATCCTGGTGAAAGGGGCAAAAATACCGTTGATCGCTTCGATCACCTCCTCTGAGGAATGGGCTTCGGCAAAATTCGTGAAACCTTTGATATCAAGAAACATCAGCGTGGACTGCTGTTCTTCATCAGGTATTTCGTAGAGCCCCTTGTCTACTGAGAGATGGGCTTTTCTGAACACTTTGTGCGGAGTGTAGCGTCTGATGATCTCCTTCAGTTTTTCATTTTTATCGTTGGCGATCGTCAGCGCCTGATTTTTCCTCTGCAGTTCAAGCCCCAGTTCATAGTGAGACTGGTTGATCTTCTTGAGGATCCTCTCGGTCTCAAAGAGAGCGGTTTCCGACAATTCCATCCTCTGCCTGAGTTTCTCCATATAATCCCGTTCGCTCTCTGATTTGCCCATTTTGTCGTATTCATTGAACTGAGTCAGAAGCTTGTGGTAGTCGATTCGCGGTGTACCCGGAGTTTTCGAGCCGAGCACCATGATCGTAATCGAGGTTGAGAATTGCCTGGACCCGTTCAGGAGCTTCCCTGTATCAACGATCTCGCTGTATTGGCCATATAAAGGCCCATATTCACCGGCGCAGTACATGCCTATCACCGGGATCCCGTCGCCGAAGACTTCTCTGACCATATCTGCTTCTTCGTTTACTCTTGACAGCAGTAGTCTGTACCTGAGACCGCAGCTGAATACGAACACCAGTTCCGGCCGCAGCCCGTTCAGGTTTTCAAGAGCTGCCAGGGCGGCTTTTTTCGTTCCCTGAAGCATTTCATCGCGATTCAGATGAATCAGCTGGATGCTCACTCCCTGCATATCAACTGCCGGAAAAAAGCGGATGCCATCCCCGCCGTCGTCCGAGATCGGAGAAATCACCAGATTTTTTTCACCTTCCCGGTCTTTGAGATTGGTCACGAATGCGTAACGGAAATTTCCTTCAGTAACGAGTCCTTTATATTCCAGGCCCAGGTAGTTTTGCAGATATTCCTTGAGCGGTTTTCCGTCTACAGCATGAACATAGTTCCGCTCTGTATCTGTGCAGATCACAGAGTGCGCGACCGGAGTGAAACTGCTTTCAAAGGAGAAGGAAAAGGAAGTTTTGCTGGAATCGGCTGCTCTGATGAAAAGGAGACTCAAATTGTCTTCAGTGACTCTATCATTGAAATACTGATGCCCGAGAGCCACGTCCAGGCCGTTGTTTTCAAAGAGTTTTCCGGGAGATCCGGACCCGATCACAGGGATCGGAAAACCGAGTCCTGCGCTAAGCCCGTCCAGGTAGTCAGTACCCAGATTGTGTTTCTGGTCTCCGAACAGGATGCAGGCTATCGTCTGCCCCGGCTTCGCCCCACTGTCAGAACGGAACATTTCCGCGATTTTCTTCCCTGCCTCAAACGGCGCTCCGCAGTGGGGCTCGGAATAGGGATAAAATTCCAGCTCATCACCGGAGAACAGCAGGATTGTGACCGAGGATTCCTTGAGACCCAGATTGGAGATTTCATAAAAAGTGGAAGTGCCGAAAATTCTGGTCTCACCCAGTATGCTTTTAGCGCCAGAGAGCACCTGCTCCTGTTCGAAAAAGCTGGAGGCGAAAATCAGGGCTATCTCAGGATCCGGACATTGTGAGAGCGCTCTCTTCGCCGCGATTTCCCCTGTCTTGAACGAATTGTATCCTGAAGCGATTCCAAGGCCTTTTTTGATCATCCGTCACCTATTTTCTAACTGAATCTCAAGACATCCTTCATAAGATTTTAACAGTTACTGGAGATAAATAAAATGAGAATGACAAGGATTCAACGAATTGACATTTTCAACGGAAAATGTGACCCTTTTTTCAGGATGGAAGACTATTACCTGTCGTTTGTTCTGACTGTCGCACTGTTTTTTCTGAGCCTGTTCGGCTCGTTCCTATACCTTTTCCTGCTCAGTTTGTTCAGGAAAGAACCGATTTTCACTGATTCAGGCGCAATCCCCTCAGTCTCAGTGATCATCCCGGCGCACAATGAGGAAAACCAGATCGCGGAAAAGATCAGGAACACCTTGGATCTGGACTGGCCTCTCCTGGAAGTGATTGTAGTATCCGACGGCTCCACAGACCGGACCAATGAGATAATTCTGGAATTCGGTGCTGACATCAAAACAATCTTTCTGGAAAAAAGAGCTGGAAAACCTACAGCATTGAATGCAGGAGCGGCTGCTGCGGGCTGCGACATTCTCCTGTTTACGGACGCTTCAGTGCTCCTGCGCAGGGACGCAATCAGGAAAATGCTGGTCCCGCTGCAGAGCGGCGAGATCGGCATTGTGTTCGGAAGAGTGGAATACGACAAACTGAAATATTCCTCGCTCACTGAAGGCGAAATGTTCTACTGGAATTATGAAAACATTCTGCGGGAATTCCAGAACCGTACCGGCCATATTTTTTCAGTGATCGGGGGACTATGCGCAATGCGGCGTGGATCATACAGTGAGATTCCGCAGGGCGTGATCTCAGACGACCTGCATCTGGCTTTTCAATCATACAGCCGGGGAAAACGAGGGTATTACATTTCCGAAATTCTGGGTTTCGAGGAAAATCCAAAGTCCACCCAGGGGGAATTCCAGCGCAAGGTGCGGGTGATCGCAGGCGGCTGGCAGTTCCTATTTAAATATCTCAGGGATTTCAAAAATTGTCCCGGCCTGCTCCAGTTTTACCTGCAGAAACCTCTGCGCTGGTGCGCTGTGTTCTTCCTGATCCTGCATCTTGGCTTCCTGCTGTCCACTCTGGAAAACCCGTTGAGCTTCAATCTCTGCCTGATCTATCTGCTGCTCTGCGACCTGCCGCTGATGGAGTGGGCTGTCAGGTTTCTGCAGCAGGCTTATACCGGCAGCATTGACATCAAAATCAAATGGTTTTTTCTTCCGTTTTATTTTATAATGATTAATCTGGCCGCGCTGGTCGGTTTTTTCAAAGGCCTCGCCAGATCCGAATCAGTCACCTGGAAAATGGAAGCACGATGAGCCTCTTGCAAGTCGATAAACTCGATAAGACATTCAGAATCAGGAATCGGGATAAAAGCCTCAAACGCAGGCTCTGCAACATTTTCCGGAGATATCCTGAGAACACCAGGCTGATCAAGGCTCTGTCAGGAGTTTCATTTTCCCTGGAACGGGGGGAAGTGCTGGGCGTGATCGGGCCGAATGGAGCCGGGAAAACCACTCTGCTCAAGCTTCTCTCAGGCATTTTTGCGCCGAGTTCAGGCTCCATCGAAACTGAAGGCAGGATTTTCTCCCTGCTGGAACTGGGCTTGGGTTTTTACCCTGACCTCTCAGGCCTGGAAAACATTTACACATTTGCAGCGATTCACGGCATCAGCGAAAAAACGACCGCTGAAAAACTGCCTGAAATCATCCGCTTTTCAGGGATCTCGGAATTCATCGATCTGCCGATCAAATTCTATTCCTCAGGCATGAACACCAGACTCAGTTTTTCGATTCTTTCCCTGATCGAACCGGAAATTCTGCTGGTGGACGAGATCTACCAGTCCGGGGACATCGATTTCCAGCAGCAGAGCATTCAAAAAATCAACGAACTGATGGCCAAGAGCCTGGGCGTGATCTTCGTCTCACACAATCTGCATCTGATCAAATCACTCTGCCAGCGTGCCATCCTGTTGATCAAGGGTGAACTCGTCTTTGAAGGTCCTGCTGTGGACACTGTCAACCACTATCTCAGGCTTTCCGGAGAAAGGCTGCATGGCACAACGGATTAAACTGTTACTTTCGCATCTTCAGTTTCTCCGCCATCTGGTGAAGATTGACATTCAATTGAGATATCACGGCACCTTTTTCGGATTCTTCTGGACAATGCTGAACGCCTTTGCCATGATCACGATTTTCACCTTCGTGTTCGGATATGTCCTGAAGGTCCCGCTTCCCCGTTTTCCGGTCTTCCTTTTCTGCGGTTACCTGCCCTGGCTCTTTTTCTCATCCTGCATGATCAATTCCTGTTTTTCCATTTTAAAAAGCGCGACTCTGGTGCGGAAAATTTATTTCCCGCGGGAAACCCTGGTGATCGCGGAGATAGTATCACAGTTTCTGGTCTACCTCAGCTCGTTCGCAGTCTTTCTGCTCTGTTTCAGCCTGACAGGCTGGCTCAATGTTTCCTGGGAACTGCTGCCCCTGCTGCCGCTTCTGTTCATCTGCCTGTTCCTGCTCTCGCTAGGATTCGGATTCCTTCTGTCACTGATCAATGTCTTCTTCAGGGATGTGGCATATTTTGTGGAAGTGCTGATCACGATCTGGTTCTATATGTCCCCGATCTTCTATCCGCTGGAATGGGTACCGGAACGGGTACAGTTCCTGGTCAGGACAAATCCCATTACCTCGATCATCGAGGCTTTTCGCGCGATTTTCTACGGAGGCACTTACAACCTCTGGCATCTCTGGTATCCGGGAATTCTCAGTGTGGTGATCTTCCTGCTCGGCTACAGGATTTTCCTTTTATACGAACAGCAAATAGTCGAGGAACTGTAGGGAGAGTAAATTGCCAGACAACATGCATTTCACGCAGAGCCAGTCCCGCCTGATCTCAGAATGGCTTTCAGACCTCGAAATCCATGAAAAAAAGACGCAAACTGCGATCAGAAACGAACTGCTGGCAGACGATTTTTTTGCTATGCCTAAAAACAAACGCGAACTGGGGGAACGTTTTTTCGAACTGCTGCGCAGGCGGCGTTACCCGGAAATGACCGCAGCTGAAGATAAATTCCAGCAGGCTGTGGAAGACTTTTTCCGCAGAAATCCGTCCCTGAAGCAATCAATCAGGATCAGTCATTCAGAATATTTCGAAGCAGACAGCATCCGCCTGACTCTGGACCTGACTCCGGAAAATATGGAAAATATCATTGATTACTTGAAAGCTAACAGCGAAAAGCTCCGGAAAACCATTTTATAATTCAGTAAATCCCTGAGATGTGAGATTCTTTTGATTTTTTCTTCTTCGAAATCTGCTCTTTCCCTTCAATTATCCTTGTGACTGCCCTGGCTTTGCCGGAATAGAATTTTTTAATTTCATCAAAAGATTTACCCTTCAGAAATTCATGATGATTGTCTCTTGTCTTACGGACAAATTCAACTGTTTTAAAAGCCATGGCGTGTAACCTCCCTTGGAGAAAATATCTGCAGATTTTTATAACCAAGCAATAAATTGACGGCATTGAAAAGACGGATTTTATCCATGTGTACGATGTGCTTGAAATTCCAGCTTACCAGCGCATCAACTTCAGCAACCGTAGCCAAGGCAATATGCAAAGCATCAGCAGAAAATTTTGCAGTAAGCACTTTTTTTTGAATGTAAGCCTCAGACAGAGCGAGTACTTCTGGAGTAAGTTCGATGCGCTCAGGTGAGCATTTTAGAAAACATGAGAACATTTCAATTACTTCAAGTGGCGCTTTCTCAATTTCAGACGCTACAACATCTGATAAAACCATCTGAAAATGGTCTTTTTCAAAGTCTCTCAGCAGGCCGTTGGACCATTCTGCAAATTCCTGGTCGCAACAACCACCGACAACTGAAGTATCAACATAAATCCGCAATTTTTTCATAAGTTATTTACTCCTAAAATGTCGAGTTCAGAATATTTTCCCGGTGATTTTCCTTCTCCTGAAAATATTCCATCCGTAATAAAGCAGTCATATCTCCATGCCCAAGCTTCGTCTCTTCGAATTGCCGGACTCAATTATACCCGAATTTCCCGCAAACCGTTTCAATCATCCACTCTTTTATACTTAACCCCGCTGATTTAATTCTCTGAATGTTAATGCTGAGATACGGTCTCGTTTTCCTTACTTTGATTATGGTCTGTTTGCAATTGATTCTATGCTGTCAAGCAGTCTTCTCATAAAATCAATATTAATAACAACTTCTTTTTCTTGTTCATGTATATAGCGCCATTCGACAAATCCATTTGAATGTTTGCTAAACAGATCATCGAAGTCAGAATTTGAATATTTCGTTAGGTTTATTATTTCTTGCCTCATCGATGAATCAAGCATGGTAAATAGTTTGATCAACTCGTGCCCTTTAGAAGATTGATTATTTTTCACAAGCAAATACTTGAGATAAAGTTCGATAGAAAATGCATAATTAACGACACCAGGGACCATTAACATTCCAAACATACCATTTGCTAGCGGCCTTTTTTCCTGACATCTTTCTGCAGCTTTTTTAAACAGCGATGCGTTAGTTTTCAGAAATTCTATATTCATCACATCCCCTTAAAATTTATTCTGTGACATACAGCATCCTTGAGTCTCAACCAATTTTAAACTCGCATGAAATTTTATTCACACTTCTTTGATTGCCTTATCAATCAACTCGTTTAATTTTAATTCACTCAATTTATCAGAAGTAACTTTCACTACATACATAATCATAGCCGGGTTTGCATCGTGATCTGCTAATTGAGAGATATTCATTCCTAATCTGAAATGAAGACCATCAGACAATTTTCTTCCTTCACCCGGTTTAACAATCAATTCTGTGCATTTGGAGTAATCCAGTTCGGCTGTATTCATCCCTTTATAAAAATAATCCTTGCACTCATTGACACTGTAACGAGAAGTTCCTGTTTTTTCATCAAAATAAAATGCCATTAGTGAAAGTATTGGGGCTAAGGTATTCTGCAATTCAATCCTTTTTTCATTACCATATTTTCCAAATGAAATTCGCATGGTTAAATGAAGAAACCAATACAAAATCTCATCTCTAATTTCTAGTAATTTGGATGATTCGTCTTTTGAATTGGAAGAAGTTTTATT
The window above is part of the Candidatus Wallbacteria bacterium genome. Proteins encoded here:
- a CDS encoding ATP-binding cassette domain-containing protein, translated to MSLLQVDKLDKTFRIRNRDKSLKRRLCNIFRRYPENTRLIKALSGVSFSLERGEVLGVIGPNGAGKTTLLKLLSGIFAPSSGSIETEGRIFSLLELGLGFYPDLSGLENIYTFAAIHGISEKTTAEKLPEIIRFSGISEFIDLPIKFYSSGMNTRLSFSILSLIEPEILLVDEIYQSGDIDFQQQSIQKINELMAKSLGVIFVSHNLHLIKSLCQRAILLIKGELVFEGPAVDTVNHYLRLSGERLHGTTD
- a CDS encoding ABC transporter permease; protein product: MAQRIKLLLSHLQFLRHLVKIDIQLRYHGTFFGFFWTMLNAFAMITIFTFVFGYVLKVPLPRFPVFLFCGYLPWLFFSSCMINSCFSILKSATLVRKIYFPRETLVIAEIVSQFLVYLSSFAVFLLCFSLTGWLNVSWELLPLLPLLFICLFLLSLGFGFLLSLINVFFRDVAYFVEVLITIWFYMSPIFYPLEWVPERVQFLVRTNPITSIIEAFRAIFYGGTYNLWHLWYPGILSVVIFLLGYRIFLLYEQQIVEEL
- a CDS encoding HEPN domain-containing protein → MNIEFLKTNASLFKKAAERCQEKRPLANGMFGMLMVPGVVNYAFSIELYLKYLLVKNNQSSKGHELIKLFTMLDSSMRQEIINLTKYSNSDFDDLFSKHSNGFVEWRYIHEQEKEVVINIDFMRRLLDSIESIANRP
- a CDS encoding GAF domain-containing protein — translated: MDFRKISGKIQEILAGKGDRNCKLQSICELLKQEVKHYNWVGFYLVDPSNERELVLGPFAGTPTEHTRIHFGHGICGQAAELEETFVSQDVSRESNYLSCSLSVKAEIVLPFFSSGRIAGELDIDSHYLNCFSDDDRRFLESVCREVEKLF
- a CDS encoding adenylate/guanylate cyclase domain-containing protein; translated protein: MIKKGLGIASGYNSFKTGEIAAKRALSQCPDPEIALIFASSFFEQEQVLSGAKSILGETRIFGTSTFYEISNLGLKESSVTILLFSGDELEFYPYSEPHCGAPFEAGKKIAEMFRSDSGAKPGQTIACILFGDQKHNLGTDYLDGLSAGLGFPIPVIGSGSPGKLFENNGLDVALGHQYFNDRVTEDNLSLLFIRAADSSKTSFSFSFESSFTPVAHSVICTDTERNYVHAVDGKPLKEYLQNYLGLEYKGLVTEGNFRYAFVTNLKDREGEKNLVISPISDDGGDGIRFFPAVDMQGVSIQLIHLNRDEMLQGTKKAALAALENLNGLRPELVFVFSCGLRYRLLLSRVNEEADMVREVFGDGIPVIGMYCAGEYGPLYGQYSEIVDTGKLLNGSRQFSTSITIMVLGSKTPGTPRIDYHKLLTQFNEYDKMGKSESERDYMEKLRQRMELSETALFETERILKKINQSHYELGLELQRKNQALTIANDKNEKLKEIIRRYTPHKVFRKAHLSVDKGLYEIPDEEQQSTLMFLDIKGFTNFAEAHSSEEVIEAINGIFAPFTRIIYESGGDVDKFIGDCIFSVFDSENAALKAALQIQIKMKRNFTSAPFQVRIGINSGRVVSGNVGNEERRDNTMIGDAVNLAARLESSCTPGKILVSKKTYLKIDPVLLEKLTVSEKSISVKGKKNEIEVVEITPD
- a CDS encoding glycosyltransferase, producing the protein MRMTRIQRIDIFNGKCDPFFRMEDYYLSFVLTVALFFLSLFGSFLYLFLLSLFRKEPIFTDSGAIPSVSVIIPAHNEENQIAEKIRNTLDLDWPLLEVIVVSDGSTDRTNEIILEFGADIKTIFLEKRAGKPTALNAGAAAAGCDILLFTDASVLLRRDAIRKMLVPLQSGEIGIVFGRVEYDKLKYSSLTEGEMFYWNYENILREFQNRTGHIFSVIGGLCAMRRGSYSEIPQGVISDDLHLAFQSYSRGKRGYYISEILGFEENPKSTQGEFQRKVRVIAGGWQFLFKYLRDFKNCPGLLQFYLQKPLRWCAVFFLILHLGFLLSTLENPLSFNLCLIYLLLCDLPLMEWAVRFLQQAYTGSIDIKIKWFFLPFYFIMINLAALVGFFKGLARSESVTWKMEAR
- a CDS encoding serine hydrolase, encoding MNKLVFFTLLLITINVYSAKTSKTQTLIHQFELLPGNLSVTLMKNGTDLVVSKNSDKPMAVASAFKLYILKALEAEVKAGTLSYDQKVCIENEKKSVSWGYLKQCPEGTQFSVRQLCDLMIGKSDNTATDHLLHLVGRENIEKYAPARMRPLLSTVEMFKIKYGIPKDLQAKYLSGNQEVKRQVLAEIAPISRKKIRFPNKPTLIDKVEWHCTTAELARLMYDLRNASAVYVNHGKVASKAWNKIGFKSGYEAGVVNNTFLLQKDQNGDIYTLSVTMNSEKKNVDLIRFNQLMKKFVSQFDQIVRENPVQKKVVKPLAAAQSKPITRQGTAVAKAPAQESALAKVPAASSRDNATFTIYQNSIPKKIQLRPSYNQ